A genomic stretch from Telopea speciosissima isolate NSW1024214 ecotype Mountain lineage chromosome 7, Tspe_v1, whole genome shotgun sequence includes:
- the LOC122666740 gene encoding bidirectional sugar transporter SWEET3b-like → MSWFLSTMHSRLPSAALLESNLSFTADVQSLSWVFSTETITQLRFAIGMIGNAASLLLYAAPILTFRRVIQKRTTGEFSCIPYITALLNCLIYVWYGLPLVSNGWENLPLVTINSVGIMLELSFIFIYLWFASARARKLVSLILLPAIIAFCIGVVVLSITLHDHHLRKAMVGSIGLVVSIGMYSSPLVVVKQVIETNSVEFMPFYLSFFSFLTSLLWMMYGILSWDILLTAPNLLACPVGLLQLVLYCMHRKNQGVPEERYKLDLEHNGTDLESQQPLLTDCNNEKN, encoded by the exons ATGTCTTGGTTTTTATCAACAATGCATAGCAGGCTTCCTTCTGCTGCGTTACTTGAGTCAAACCTTTCTTTCACTGCCGATGTACAATCATTGTCATGGGTTTTCTCTACAGAGACCATAACACAGTTACGCTTTGCGATCGGCATGATCG gaaATGCTGCTTCTTTACTTCTCTATGCGGCTCCAAT ATTAACTTTTAGGAGGGTTATTCAAAAGAGAACTACAGGGGAGTTCTCTTGCATCCCTTATATTACTGCTTTATTGAACTGTCTGATTTATGTGTGGTATGGGTTGCCTTTGGTGAGCAATGGCTGGGAAAACCTTCCCCTTGTCACAATCAACTCTGTAGGGATCATGCTCGAGTTATCTTTCATCTTCATCTATCTCTGGTTTGCTTCAGCAAGAGCAAGG AAACTGGTTTCATTGATACTACTACCTGCGATCATTGCGTTTTGCATTGGTGTGGTAGTTTTGTCAATTACATTACATGATCACCATCTTCGAAAGGCCATGGTTGGGAGTATTGGACTAGTTGTCTCTATTGGAATGTACAGTTCTCCTCTTGTTGTTGTG AAGCAAGTGATAGAGACAAATAGTGTGGAATTCATGCCTTTCTACTTAtctttcttctcattcctcACCAGTTTACTTTGGATGATGTATGGGATATTGAGTTGGGATATTCTGCTCACG GCTCCTAATCTGCTTGCTTGCCCAGTGGGTCTCCTCCAGCTTGTGCTATACTGCATGCATAGGAAAAATCAGGGAGTTCCTGAAGAAAGATACAAATTGGATTTAGAGCACAATGGAACAGATTTAGAATCTCAGCAGCCATTGCTCACTGATTGTAATAATgaaaagaattga